A genomic window from Vigna radiata var. radiata cultivar VC1973A chromosome 2, Vradiata_ver6, whole genome shotgun sequence includes:
- the LOC106756346 gene encoding inositol-3-phosphate synthase-like (The RefSeq protein has 8 substitutions compared to this genomic sequence) — MFIENFKVECPNVRYTETEIQSVYNYETTELVHENRNGTYQWIVKPKSVKYEFKTDTHVPKLGVMLVGWGGNNGSTLTGGVIANREGISWATKDKIQQANYFGSLTQASAIRVGSFQGEEIYAPFKSLLPMVNPDDIVFGGWDISNMNLADAMGRAKVFDIDLQKQLRPYMESMVPLPGIYDPDFIAANQEERANNVIKGTKKEQVQQIIKDIKEFKAATKVDKVVVLWTANTERYSNLVVGLNDTSENLLAALDRNEAEISPSTLYAIACVMENVPFINGSPQNTFVPGLIDFAIEKNSLIGGDDFKSGQTKMKSVLVDFLVGAGIKPTSIVSYNHLGNNDGMNLSAPQTFRSKEISKSNVVDDMVNSNAILFEPGEHPDHVVVIKYVPYVGDSKRAMDEYTSEIFMGGKNTIVLHNTCEDSLLAAPIILDLVLLAELSTRIQFKAENEGKFHLFHPVATILSYLTKAPLVPPGTPVVNALSKQRAMLENILRACVGLAPENNMILEYK; from the exons ATGTTCATTGAGAATTTTAAGGTTGAGAGTCCTAATGTGAGGTACACCGAGACCGAGATTCNGTCAGTCTATAATTATGAAACCACCGAGCTTGTTCATGAGAACAGGAATGGCACCTATCAATGGATTGTCAAACCCAAATCtgttaaatatgaatttaaaaccGACACCCATGTCCCTAAATTGGG AGTAATGCTTGTGGGGTGGGGTGGAAACAACGGTTCAACCCTCACCGGTGGTGTTATTGCCAACCGAGa GGGCATTTCATGGGCAACGAAGGACAAAATCCAACAAGCCAATTACTGTGGTTCCCTCACCCAAGCTTCCACTATCCGAGTTGGGTCCTTCCAAGGAGAGGAGATCTATGCTCCATTCAAGAGCCTCCTTCCAATG GTTAACCCTGACGACATTGTGTTTGGGGGATGGGATATCAGTAACATGAACCTGGCTGATGCCATGGGTAGGGCCAAAGTGTTTGACATCGATTTGCAGAAGCAGTTGAGGCCTTATATGGAATCCATGGTTCCACTCCCTGGAATCTATGACCCAGATTTCATTGCTGCCAACCAAGAAGAACGTGCCAACAATGTGATCAAGGGCACAAAGAAAGAACAAGTTTTACAAATCATCAAAGACATTAA GGAGTTTAAAGCAGCCACCAAAGTGGACAGGGTGGTTGTCCTGTGGACTGCCAACACAGAGAGGTACAGCAATTTGGTCGAGGGTCTTAATGACACCACGGAGAACCTCCTGGCTGCCTTGGACAGAAATGAGGCTGAGATTTCTCCTTCCACCCTGTATGCCATAGCTTGTGTCATGGAAAATGTTCCATTCATCAACGGAAGCCCTCAGAACACTTTTGTCCCTG GGCTGATTGATTTTGCCATCGAGAAAAACAGTTTGATTGGAGGAGATGACTTTAAGAGTGGTCAGACCAAAATGAAATCCGTGCTGGTAGATTTCCTGGTGGGGGCTGGTATCAAG CCAACATCAATAGTTAGTTACAACCATCTGGGAAATAATGATGGTATGAATCTCTCTGCTCCACAAACCTTCCGTTCCAAGGAAATCTCCAAGAGCAATGTTGTTGATGATATGGTGAACAGCAATGCTATCCTCTTTGAGCCCGGTGAACATCCTGACCATGTTGTTGTTATTAAG TATGTGCCTTATGTTGGGGACAGCAAGAGAGCCATGGATGAGTACACTTCAGAGATATTCATGGGTGGAAAGAACACCATTGTTTTGCACAATACATGCGAAGATTCTCTCTTAGCTGCTCCTATTATCTTGGACTTGGTCCTTCTTGCTGAGCTTAGCACTCGTATCCAGTTCAAAGCTGAAAATGAG GGAAAATTCCACTTGTTCCACCCAGTTGCTACCATTCTCAGTTACCTGACCAAGGCTCCTCTG GTTCCACCGGGTACACCAGTGGTGAATGCATTGTCAAAGCAGCGTGCAATGCTGGAAAACATTCTGAGAGCTTGTGTTGGACTTGCCCCAGAGAATAACATGATTCTCGAGTACAAGTGA